In Candidatus Vicinibacter proximus, the following are encoded in one genomic region:
- the rpsP gene encoding 30S ribosomal protein S16, translated as MAVKIRLQRKGRKKAPFYHIVVANSRSPRDGKFIERIGSYNPISVPATIDIDRDKAFDWLMKGAEPTDTVKAILRYKGVMYRKHLSKGVAKGAFDQEKADQLYNDWIEKKEGLINLKVETRKSEIENMHKSMTAVTKAKAAKVVEVVEEASEPVSEESTIEASDSAAGDAAAENNEEAKAEE; from the coding sequence ATGGCCGTAAAAATCAGATTACAGCGTAAAGGGCGTAAAAAAGCTCCTTTTTACCACATCGTGGTAGCAAATTCCCGATCTCCTAGAGATGGAAAATTTATTGAAAGAATTGGATCCTACAATCCGATTTCAGTTCCTGCCACTATCGACATCGATAGAGACAAGGCTTTTGATTGGTTGATGAAAGGTGCGGAACCTACAGATACTGTAAAGGCAATTCTGCGTTATAAAGGGGTAATGTATCGGAAGCACCTGTCCAAAGGGGTAGCTAAAGGCGCTTTTGATCAAGAGAAAGCAGACCAGCTTTATAATGACTGGATTGAAAAGAAGGAAGGCTTGATTAACCTGAAAGTCGAAACCAGAAAATCTGAAATCGAGAACATGCATAAATCCATGACTGCGGTTACCAAAGCAAAGGCTGCAAAGGTGGTTGAAGTAGTGGAAGAAGCTTCCGAGCCTGTTTCAGAGGAATCTACCATCGAAGCATCTGACTCAGCTGCGGGGGATGCTGCCGCAGAAAATAACGAAGAAGCTAAAGCTGAAGAATAA
- the kdsA gene encoding 3-deoxy-8-phosphooctulonate synthase, whose protein sequence is MMNWNSLDKIAYKDSEQFFLIAGPCVVESKDLCAEIAERMIQLSNAYEIPYVFKASYRKANRSRIDSFTGAGDLTGLEILKTIGSHYDVPVTTDIHTDEEAELAAHYVDILQIPAFLCRQTSLLVAAAKTGKVVNVKKGQFMSPEAMQHAVDKVRQSGNDAVWLTDRGTTFGYHDLIVDYRGLPTMQAFGVPVIMDCTHSLQQPNQLSGVTGGRPDLIPTIAKAAIAVGADGLFIETHPRPSQAKSDGANMLPLDQMESLLDKLVKIRRAIL, encoded by the coding sequence ATGATGAACTGGAACTCACTTGATAAAATTGCATATAAAGATTCTGAGCAATTTTTTTTAATTGCAGGCCCTTGTGTTGTAGAATCAAAAGATCTGTGCGCGGAAATAGCAGAACGAATGATTCAGTTAAGTAATGCTTATGAAATACCATACGTATTCAAGGCTTCTTATCGCAAAGCAAACCGGTCGCGGATAGACTCATTCACCGGGGCAGGCGATTTAACCGGATTGGAAATTTTAAAAACGATAGGAAGTCATTACGACGTTCCGGTCACCACTGACATTCATACGGATGAAGAAGCGGAACTGGCAGCACATTATGTAGATATACTGCAAATTCCTGCCTTCCTTTGCCGACAAACTTCCTTACTGGTTGCAGCAGCTAAAACAGGTAAAGTGGTGAATGTAAAAAAAGGACAATTTATGAGCCCTGAAGCCATGCAACATGCCGTCGATAAAGTGAGACAAAGTGGTAATGATGCAGTTTGGCTGACAGATCGTGGAACCACTTTCGGTTATCACGATCTCATTGTCGATTACCGTGGATTACCAACTATGCAAGCATTCGGAGTTCCTGTTATCATGGATTGTACACACTCTCTTCAGCAACCCAATCAACTCTCCGGCGTTACGGGAGGGCGCCCTGATCTGATTCCAACGATCGCTAAAGCTGCAATCGCAGTTGGTGCCGATGGCTTGTTTATTGAAACCCATCCGAGACCTTCACAAGCAAAATCAGATGGTGCCAACATGTTGCCCTTAGATCAAATGGAATCCCTTTTGGATAAATTGGTAAAAATCAGAAGGGCCATTTTATAA
- a CDS encoding FAD-dependent oxidoreductase produces the protein MSFTVDFSIHHSRIRDVTAVRDAIKKASAKHLEEDFNYRIIRRNIDARQKNVEYILKAEIYEPGELVEKSNVLDDFHDLKTSDEVYIVGAGPCGYFAALQLIRHGIKPIIIERGKDVRERRRDLKAIQQFGIVNEDSNYCFGEGGAGTYSDGKLYTRATKRGDINYVLQLLVAHGASEEILVDVHPHIGSNKLPDIISAIRNTIESHGGEVRFNSRLTDILIKENKVTGLKLGEELVPCDRIILATGHSARDIYKILHEKNIFIEVKPFAVGFRIEHHQALIDEIQYHCVTRPDTLPASSYSLACQVGDKGVFSFCMCPGGLIIPAATSPGEIVVNGMSLSRRDSPFANSGMVTSVDQKDFNLFSVHGPLQGMYFQQGIEQDFFEAGDGTQKAPAQRLQDFLMGRRSHSLPDTSYIPGILNARVDQLFAKDVYHRLKTGLLQFGKKMPQYISDEAVVVGSESRTSAPVRIPRNKENCMHPQIKGLYPGGEGAGFAGGILSAAMDGIRVADAIFRQVIPG, from the coding sequence ATGTCCTTTACGGTAGATTTTTCCATTCACCATTCCAGAATACGGGATGTAACTGCTGTTCGTGACGCCATAAAAAAGGCCAGCGCAAAGCATCTGGAAGAGGATTTCAATTACCGGATCATCCGACGAAATATTGATGCCCGACAAAAAAATGTTGAATATATTCTAAAAGCAGAAATTTATGAACCAGGAGAATTGGTTGAAAAATCAAATGTGTTGGATGATTTTCATGATCTGAAAACCTCCGATGAAGTATATATAGTTGGGGCCGGTCCTTGTGGTTATTTTGCCGCATTGCAGCTTATCCGGCATGGCATTAAACCAATTATTATTGAACGAGGCAAGGATGTACGGGAAAGAAGGCGCGATCTGAAAGCGATTCAGCAGTTTGGCATCGTTAACGAAGATTCCAATTATTGTTTTGGTGAAGGTGGCGCAGGTACCTATTCTGACGGCAAACTATATACCAGAGCTACAAAAAGAGGAGACATTAATTACGTGCTGCAATTACTGGTTGCACATGGTGCAAGTGAGGAGATATTGGTGGATGTGCATCCACACATAGGCTCCAACAAATTGCCGGATATAATTTCAGCAATTAGAAATACAATTGAATCGCATGGGGGAGAAGTAAGATTCAATTCCAGACTCACGGATATTTTAATTAAAGAAAATAAAGTTACTGGTCTGAAGTTGGGGGAAGAGCTTGTGCCATGCGATCGCATTATTTTAGCTACGGGACATTCCGCCAGAGATATTTACAAAATTTTACACGAGAAAAATATTTTTATCGAAGTGAAACCATTTGCTGTGGGATTTCGGATAGAACACCATCAGGCATTAATTGATGAGATACAATATCATTGTGTAACAAGGCCTGATACACTTCCGGCGTCCAGTTATAGTTTGGCTTGTCAGGTAGGTGATAAAGGCGTTTTTTCTTTTTGCATGTGTCCGGGTGGGTTGATCATTCCGGCAGCTACCTCACCGGGAGAAATTGTAGTGAACGGGATGTCTCTTTCCAGAAGAGATTCTCCTTTCGCCAACAGCGGAATGGTTACTTCTGTGGATCAAAAAGATTTTAATTTATTTTCCGTACATGGTCCTTTGCAGGGTATGTATTTTCAACAGGGAATAGAGCAAGATTTTTTTGAAGCAGGAGATGGAACACAAAAAGCTCCGGCACAAAGATTGCAGGATTTTTTAATGGGTAGAAGAAGTCATAGTCTCCCGGATACCAGTTACATTCCGGGAATTTTAAATGCACGAGTGGATCAATTATTTGCCAAAGATGTTTACCATCGACTAAAAACAGGGCTCCTTCAGTTTGGAAAAAAAATGCCGCAATACATCAGTGACGAAGCTGTAGTAGTAGGTAGCGAATCTCGAACAAGTGCGCCGGTGCGCATACCAAGAAACAAAGAGAATTGCATGCATCCACAAATCAAAGGTTTGTACCCTGGTGGAGAAGGTGCCGGTTTCGCCGGTGGAATATTGTCGGCAGCCATGGATGGCATTAGAGTTGCAGATGCAATTTTTCGACAGGTTATTCCTGGTTAG
- a CDS encoding acyl-CoA carboxylase subunit beta — protein sequence MSRKIEQLLDKNKAALLGGGQNRIDAQHHKKKLTARERIQLLLDPGSFEELGMLVTHRCSDFGMENQIYYGDGVITGYGAVENRLVYVYAQDFTVFGGSLSETHAEKICKIMDLALRNGAPVIGLNDSGGARIQEGVRSLGGYADIFYRNVRTSGVIPQISAIMGPCAGGAVYSPAMTDFIIMVEHTSYMFVTGPNVVKTVTNEEVSSEELGGAHTHASKSGVTQLTAENDVECILKIRRLLGYLPQNCEEKPIALSYTPGSEVLENMSDLIPNNANQPYEIKEIIVKIVDPESFFEIHEDFAQNIVVGFARLAGKSIGIVANQPMVLAGCLDVNASKKAARFVRFCDCFNIPLLVLEDVPGFLPGTDQEWNGIISNGAKLLYAFSEATVPRITLITRKAYGGAYDVMNSKHIGADFNFAWPSAEIAVMGAKGASEIIFKKEIDLSSDPEATILEKEMEYAEKFANPYTAASRGFIDEVILPEDSRRKLIRAFASLENKVDKLPRKKHGNIPL from the coding sequence ATGTCTCGTAAAATTGAACAACTTTTAGATAAAAACAAGGCGGCGCTCCTTGGTGGTGGTCAAAATAGAATTGATGCACAGCATCACAAAAAGAAACTGACCGCAAGGGAAAGAATTCAACTGCTTCTTGACCCCGGTAGTTTTGAGGAATTGGGCATGCTGGTGACGCACCGCTGCTCAGATTTTGGGATGGAAAATCAAATCTATTATGGTGATGGCGTAATTACCGGATATGGTGCCGTAGAAAACCGATTGGTGTACGTTTATGCGCAAGATTTTACTGTTTTTGGTGGTTCTTTATCTGAAACCCATGCAGAGAAAATATGTAAGATCATGGATCTGGCTTTACGCAATGGTGCGCCGGTGATTGGATTAAATGATTCCGGTGGGGCTCGTATCCAGGAAGGGGTAAGATCGCTTGGCGGATATGCTGATATTTTCTACCGAAATGTGCGGACGTCCGGTGTTATTCCCCAAATATCTGCTATTATGGGTCCCTGTGCGGGAGGAGCCGTTTATTCTCCGGCCATGACGGATTTCATCATCATGGTGGAACACACTTCCTATATGTTTGTAACCGGTCCGAATGTGGTCAAAACCGTGACCAATGAGGAGGTAAGTTCCGAAGAACTTGGAGGCGCACATACCCATGCTTCGAAATCAGGTGTAACCCAACTTACGGCCGAAAATGATGTCGAATGTATTCTGAAAATCAGACGTCTGCTCGGATACCTTCCTCAAAACTGTGAAGAAAAACCCATAGCACTCTCCTACACACCCGGCAGCGAAGTCCTGGAAAACATGAGTGATCTGATTCCCAACAATGCCAACCAACCCTACGAGATAAAAGAAATTATTGTAAAAATTGTCGATCCGGAATCCTTCTTCGAAATTCATGAGGATTTTGCACAAAACATCGTTGTAGGTTTTGCACGGTTGGCTGGTAAATCCATCGGTATTGTTGCCAATCAACCGATGGTACTGGCAGGTTGTCTGGATGTGAATGCCTCGAAAAAAGCAGCCCGTTTTGTCCGGTTTTGTGATTGTTTCAATATTCCATTGCTCGTGCTGGAAGATGTTCCCGGATTTTTACCAGGGACAGATCAGGAATGGAACGGAATTATCAGCAACGGTGCCAAATTATTGTATGCATTCAGTGAAGCAACTGTTCCAAGAATCACCCTGATCACCAGGAAGGCTTATGGTGGAGCATACGATGTGATGAACTCCAAACACATTGGCGCAGACTTTAACTTTGCCTGGCCTTCTGCAGAAATTGCTGTCATGGGCGCTAAAGGAGCCAGTGAAATCATATTTAAAAAAGAAATAGACCTATCCTCTGATCCTGAGGCAACCATTCTTGAGAAAGAAATGGAATATGCCGAAAAATTTGCAAATCCTTACACGGCTGCTTCACGAGGATTTATTGATGAGGTCATTCTTCCTGAAGACAGCCGGAGAAAATTGATAAGGGCTTTTGCATCTCTGGAAAATAAAGTAGATAAACTTCCCAGAAAAAAACATGGAAATATTCCATTATGA
- a CDS encoding response regulator transcription factor, whose amino-acid sequence METVTAILVDDEQDALSILEEKIKSLYPNIQILAKAQNTQEAYVQILSQQPDLVFMDISMPGESGLELLKRMPKHNFELIFVTSLDQHAIDAIRLCAVGFIVKPINNSELAHAINAALEKVYYKFEHNRIQNLLRNLSLPISQDHNIAISMKEGAHFVRVGDIIRCEGWSGYTKVICANGKVLISSQNIGEFRNMLEKYNFYEVHKSHVINVRLIEFVGRNGEEVRLYDGTSIPVSRRVRANLLEVISKRNS is encoded by the coding sequence ATGGAAACAGTAACTGCCATTTTGGTGGATGATGAACAGGATGCTTTGTCGATTCTGGAAGAAAAGATAAAGTCCTTATATCCCAACATTCAAATCCTGGCAAAGGCTCAAAACACGCAGGAAGCTTATGTACAAATACTTTCTCAACAACCGGACTTGGTTTTTATGGACATTTCAATGCCCGGAGAAAGTGGTCTGGAACTTTTAAAAAGAATGCCCAAGCATAATTTTGAATTAATATTTGTAACCAGCCTAGACCAACATGCCATTGATGCGATTCGGTTGTGTGCTGTTGGGTTTATTGTAAAACCTATCAACAACTCAGAACTTGCACATGCCATAAATGCAGCCCTGGAAAAGGTGTATTATAAATTTGAGCACAACCGCATTCAAAATCTGTTGCGTAATTTATCCCTCCCCATTAGTCAGGATCACAACATTGCCATTTCAATGAAAGAAGGTGCACACTTTGTTAGAGTGGGCGACATCATTCGCTGTGAAGGATGGTCCGGCTATACCAAAGTGATCTGTGCAAACGGCAAAGTGCTGATCAGTTCCCAAAATATCGGCGAGTTCAGGAACATGCTTGAAAAATACAATTTTTATGAAGTGCACAAATCTCATGTGATCAATGTGAGACTGATTGAATTTGTTGGCAGAAATGGCGAAGAAGTCAGACTTTACGACGGAACCAGTATTCCAGTTTCCAGACGGGTTAGGGCGAATTTATTAGAAGTTATTTCTAAAAGAAACTCTTAA
- a CDS encoding histidine kinase, with amino-acid sequence MLRYHFCISYLILVILLPLSTLAQVSPYKNYTVADGLLSNKVFAICQDSTGYMYFATDRGISVFNGHSFKNFTVKEGMPTNIYYGLYKDKWNRVWAQSTSDQLIAFKDGEIEKIYKLPKVCRQVNFFENEFGIYIQIDYGTYFFENIFMKKNRIIDLYKSLNNFPENKNSIFNNNKQIILSKDNIYLKDILSDSLTLYPDIKVSKYLKTYLNKGTGSFYNFKKNIIYLRDTTHEILIYNEKDNNILLHTTLNKLLNSLGQIYTPYIKNDYFYIETSKGYIQIDSNINITTFKYPINNYEVEITRSHIDKDNNLWIGTSNAGCYLITPSMKSIKNLPKLNKEHGNYNIINGSDNIIFVGTSKGNIYLYTNNNLKKIAFLGDYPIHTIDIKKKTTLLANALNVYEFNYTSNSINKDYIFNLSNSLKPNDQIFSKPFRNDGNKFIFRSNDEKVLFIARVSDLLKIKQNDEKNFKTKIIYDGIVENIKQTKSGFTIILLNNKLYQIDNLDQIQPLLLNNELIFKTYAIDNNDDLWLGTEYDGIWKFSKNCLEKVYPEINSSINNIFIDNKNNKYFSTNSGIFIARENQDRNLIEKFSHQDGILNKNILGLFANSENIYAISDDYFTIIPNYPEIGKYFLTPKLKIFANNAILDTTVVNIVNNTFSFIMESLDFSSLGESKFHYMLEGFDEEWKITKNTEINYALTKPGTYTFRCKLENYKGQISPNESTMQIILLPRWYETLFFRILGIIILVSMLTGSIQFVLKRKKKTEKARLMADIQISDVKLESLRAQMNPHFVFNAMGSIQNLIQNDQKDLADTYLSRFSRLLRLYLESSKNEDILLKDEIQLITKYLEIEKLRFKDRLDFKIMVQPSELDTSTVKIPSLLLQPIIENALGHGLFHKEGGGLISILIEEKAEGLKIIIEDDGIGRAKAAQMKTQTSNSHISRGLEMMKDRISLVNKKGNYLVTLEYHDLIKDSIPLGTRVILKIK; translated from the coding sequence ATGCTTCGCTATCATTTCTGCATTTCCTACCTAATTCTTGTCATTCTATTGCCATTGTCCACTTTGGCTCAGGTAAGCCCTTATAAAAATTATACTGTTGCAGATGGATTATTATCCAATAAAGTCTTTGCCATTTGTCAGGATTCAACAGGCTATATGTATTTTGCCACAGATAGAGGAATCTCTGTCTTCAATGGCCACAGCTTTAAAAATTTTACCGTAAAGGAAGGCATGCCAACCAATATTTATTATGGCCTCTACAAGGACAAATGGAACAGGGTTTGGGCACAAAGCACCTCTGATCAATTGATTGCTTTTAAAGATGGAGAAATAGAAAAAATTTATAAACTTCCAAAAGTATGTAGACAAGTAAATTTTTTTGAAAATGAATTCGGCATCTACATACAAATTGATTATGGCACATATTTTTTTGAAAATATCTTTATGAAAAAAAATCGTATAATCGATTTATATAAATCTCTTAATAATTTTCCAGAAAATAAAAATTCAATTTTCAACAATAACAAACAAATTATACTCTCAAAAGACAATATTTATTTAAAAGATATTCTAAGCGATTCTTTAACATTATATCCCGATATTAAAGTATCGAAATATTTAAAAACATATCTTAATAAAGGAACTGGATCCTTTTATAATTTTAAAAAAAATATTATTTATCTAAGAGACACAACACATGAAATACTAATTTACAATGAAAAAGATAATAATATTTTGTTGCATACAACTTTAAATAAATTATTAAATAGCTTAGGGCAAATATATACGCCCTATATAAAAAATGATTATTTTTATATTGAAACTTCCAAAGGATATATCCAAATTGACTCGAATATAAATATTACAACCTTTAAATATCCTATAAATAATTATGAAGTAGAGATTACGAGATCTCATATTGATAAAGACAATAACTTATGGATTGGAACTTCCAATGCTGGATGTTATCTAATAACTCCTAGCATGAAATCTATTAAAAACCTACCTAAACTTAACAAAGAGCATGGAAATTATAACATAATAAATGGAAGTGATAATATTATTTTTGTAGGAACATCAAAAGGAAATATTTATTTATATACAAATAACAATTTAAAAAAGATTGCATTTTTGGGAGATTATCCAATTCACACAATTGACATTAAAAAAAAGACTACATTATTAGCAAATGCTTTAAATGTTTACGAATTTAATTACACTTCAAATTCAATTAATAAAGATTACATTTTCAATTTATCAAATTCTCTAAAACCAAATGATCAAATATTTTCAAAGCCGTTTCGTAATGATGGAAATAAATTCATTTTCAGATCAAATGATGAGAAAGTTTTATTTATAGCAAGAGTAAGTGATTTGCTAAAAATTAAACAAAATGATGAAAAGAATTTCAAAACCAAAATCATTTATGATGGAATTGTTGAAAATATCAAACAAACAAAAAGTGGCTTTACCATTATACTGCTTAATAATAAATTATATCAAATTGATAATTTAGATCAAATTCAACCTCTGTTATTAAACAATGAATTAATTTTTAAAACTTATGCAATAGATAATAATGATGATTTGTGGCTTGGCACGGAATATGACGGAATTTGGAAATTCAGTAAGAACTGCTTAGAAAAAGTTTATCCTGAAATAAATAGTTCAATTAATAATATTTTCATAGACAATAAAAATAATAAATACTTCTCAACCAATTCTGGAATTTTTATTGCAAGAGAAAATCAGGATAGAAATTTAATTGAAAAGTTTTCACACCAGGATGGAATATTAAATAAAAATATATTAGGTTTATTTGCAAATAGTGAAAATATTTATGCAATTTCAGATGATTATTTTACGATCATACCAAATTATCCAGAAATAGGCAAATACTTTTTAACTCCAAAGTTGAAAATATTTGCAAACAATGCCATTTTGGACACCACAGTTGTCAATATTGTTAATAACACTTTTTCTTTTATAATGGAAAGTCTAGATTTTTCGAGTCTTGGAGAATCAAAATTTCACTACATGCTTGAAGGATTTGATGAAGAATGGAAAATCACGAAAAATACTGAAATTAATTATGCTTTAACCAAACCAGGTACCTATACTTTTAGATGTAAGCTTGAAAATTACAAAGGTCAGATATCGCCAAATGAATCGACCATGCAAATTATACTGTTACCAAGATGGTACGAGACTTTATTCTTTAGAATTCTGGGTATTATCATTCTGGTTTCTATGTTGACCGGTAGCATACAATTTGTCCTCAAAAGAAAAAAGAAAACCGAAAAAGCAAGGTTAATGGCAGATATACAGATTTCTGATGTCAAGCTGGAATCTTTGCGGGCACAGATGAATCCTCATTTTGTTTTCAATGCCATGGGCTCCATCCAGAATCTGATTCAAAATGACCAAAAAGATTTGGCCGACACTTACCTCAGCAGATTTTCAAGATTGTTGAGGTTATATCTGGAATCCTCAAAAAATGAAGACATTCTGCTAAAAGACGAAATTCAACTGATAACCAAATATCTGGAAATTGAAAAATTGCGATTTAAGGATCGACTAGATTTTAAAATAATGGTTCAACCATCTGAGCTGGACACTTCAACAGTAAAAATCCCTTCCCTCTTATTGCAACCAATTATTGAAAATGCCCTGGGACATGGCTTGTTTCATAAAGAAGGTGGAGGATTAATTTCCATTCTCATCGAAGAAAAAGCAGAAGGGCTAAAAATTATCATTGAAGACGATGGAATCGGAAGAGCTAAGGCCGCGCAAATGAAAACCCAGACCAGCAATTCACATATTTCGAGAGGACTAGAAATGATGAAAGACAGAATAAGTCTGGTCAATAAAAAGGGGAATTATCTGGTTACCCTTGAATATCATGACTTGATTAAAGACAGCATACCTTTAGGTACACGCGTTATATTAAAAATAAAATAA
- a CDS encoding RluA family pseudouridine synthase gives MLNIIFEDKDLIVVVKPAGLACEPDAAKVYENLQDQVLQYYKSSGQKAKNLIAGLANRLDRQTSGLMVLAKKASILVKLNQLFAEDKVFKKYLGVVEGNFGQKEIPQKLFLKKNPNKFKAEIFPFPKAGFKPIETTAVQLDYSDGLSLLDIELRTGRYHQIRATLSYLGHPMWNDLHYKAPKRIDDKRIALHAWQIEFPHPKSNEKMQFRCLPIQESPWIRFEQALSAL, from the coding sequence TTGCTCAATATAATATTTGAAGATAAGGACCTGATCGTAGTGGTCAAGCCTGCTGGACTGGCCTGCGAACCGGATGCTGCAAAAGTTTATGAGAATCTGCAGGACCAAGTACTACAATATTATAAATCCTCCGGGCAGAAGGCAAAAAATTTGATTGCGGGATTAGCAAACAGGCTTGATCGACAGACCAGTGGCTTGATGGTTTTGGCCAAGAAAGCATCCATTCTTGTCAAATTAAATCAATTGTTTGCTGAGGATAAGGTGTTTAAAAAATATCTCGGTGTGGTGGAAGGTAATTTTGGTCAAAAGGAAATTCCTCAAAAACTATTTCTTAAAAAGAATCCAAATAAATTTAAAGCGGAAATTTTTCCTTTTCCCAAAGCCGGATTTAAGCCCATTGAAACCACTGCTGTCCAATTGGACTATTCGGATGGTCTAAGTCTGCTGGACATAGAATTACGCACAGGCAGGTACCACCAGATCAGAGCAACATTATCCTACCTTGGGCATCCAATGTGGAATGATCTGCATTACAAAGCCCCCAAAAGGATTGACGATAAACGTATAGCACTCCATGCATGGCAAATTGAATTCCCCCATCCTAAATCGAATGAAAAGATGCAATTCAGATGTCTGCCGATTCAGGAATCTCCATGGATTAGATTCGAGCAGGCCTTGTCTGCATTATAG